Genomic window (Arachis hypogaea cultivar Tifrunner chromosome 13, arahy.Tifrunner.gnm2.J5K5, whole genome shotgun sequence):
ttgattgttgattgaatgaattgtaaattatgaaggtaaaactaagtatatatagagtattggcctatgaaagataaaagtagataaagataagataaagataaagataaagataaagataagataaagactaaattataatttaatttgtgtattctgttgggctgaatttgtgggccgtgagacatctttattgttgtcatggactaaggtggaagagtggtttaatagATAAGGTGGAACAGAAGCTCATCTTATGGAAAGCGAAGGTGTTGAATAAAGCAGGTAAGCTTGTTCTTATCAAATCAGTCCTGAATAGCTTGCCCAATTATTACCTTAGCTTGTATAAAATGCCACGGGTAGTGGCGACCAAGCTGATTGCTTTACAAAGGCATTTTATGTGGTGTAAGGAGGACGGTACCTATGGCATCTCGTTGGTCAAGTGGGAGTTGGTCTAGGCTCCGAAAAAAGGCTGGGGGCTTGGGGGTGGGGGATGTGGTGCTTAGGAACACAGCACTATTGTTTAAATGATGGTGGAGGTTTTCGAAGGAAGAATGCCCGCTGTGGAAAAAGATTGTCTGTTCTTGCAACAAGTTGTCCCCTAATGTAATGCTAGCAAATCAGTCTGTACCGGTCAAAGGGGGCCTTGGAAGGACATCTGCCAGCTAAATATCAAAGAGCAAAGGGTGCAGGATAAAATGGTTAGTGGTTTGGCAATGGAAGTCGGCAACGGTAGGAAAATCCAATTTTGGGAAGATAATTAGGTTCAGGGTGGTCCACTGAGAGTGAACTTCCCAAGactcttctctatttcaagccAACAAAATTTTGTGATTGGGGATTGTGGTTTTTGGGATGGATTAGAGTGGATATGGAACTTTCAATGGAGGAGGGAGCTGTTCCAATGGGAGCTAGAACTGGTACATCAACTGCATAAGCGACTAAGGCCAGTGAGGATGTCACCTGAAAACGAGGATACTGTGGTATGGAAATTTGATAACATAGGTGTCTTTTCCATGAAGTCCTTTATGCAGGTAATCCAAACGGAGACGTTGTCAGAGGAGATCACGAGCTATAACTTCACCAGTGCACTATGGAAAGGCTTGGTACCCCCAAGAATTGAATTGTTTGGATGGTTTGTGCTAGTTGGTCGAATTAATACTAAGGAGCGATTGACTAGATTAGGAGTTGATATTCATAGTGATAATATTTGCGTCCTGTGCCACAAGGGGGTAGAAAATGTTGAGCATCTATTTCTTCGATGTGAGGtaacatggcaggtgtggtgttaCTGGTTGCGATCCTTTAGTAGTGTTTGGGTTATCCCTGGAACCATGAAAGATCTTTTTGGGAGTTGGATTGGCATGCACGGCAGAAGACAAGGACAGAAGCTGTGGATGGTGGCGTTCTTTGCAGTGATCTGGAACATCTGGTTGGAACGTAATGCCAGAATTTTCAAGAATGTACGGGCAAGTATCGACTCCATTCAAACAAAGACGGTGCTGAGTTACAAAGAGTGGTATGACTGTGATATTTTCGGGAGTTGTTAGCTGAGTCGAAGGTGTAAGGAGATTGGTTGCTTTGTCTGTAGCGTTTAT
Coding sequences:
- the LOC112735404 gene encoding uncharacterized protein; the encoded protein is MSPENEDTVVWKFDNIGVFSMKSFMQVIQTETLSEEITSYNFTSALWKGLVPPRIELFGWFVLVGRINTKERLTRLGVDIHSDNICVLCHKGVENVEHLFLRCEVTWQVWCYWLRSFSSVWVIPGTMKDLFGSWIGMHGRRQGQKLWMVAFFAVIWNIWLERNARIFKNVRASIDSIQTKTVLSYKEWYDCDIFGSC